The following proteins are encoded in a genomic region of Catharus ustulatus isolate bCatUst1 chromosome 4, bCatUst1.pri.v2, whole genome shotgun sequence:
- the CHRM2 gene encoding muscarinic acetylcholine receptor M2 — MNNSTYINSSTENVMALESPYKTVEVVFIVLVAGSLSLVTIIGNILVMVSIKVNRHLQTVNNYFLFSLACADLIIGIFSMNLYTLYTVIGYWPLGPVVCDLWLALDYVVSNASVMNLLIISFDRYFCVTKPLTYPVKRTTKMAGMMIAAAWVLSFILWAPAILFWQFIVGGRTVPDGDCYIQFFSNPAVTFGTAIAAFYLPVIIMTILYWQISRASKSRIKKGKKEATQNQETVSPSLVQGKIVKPNNNNIPTSGDGLEHSKIQNGKTSEETVTNNCVQGEKESSNDSTSISVVASNLKEDEATKDARQASASQDYVKAENSKLTCIRIVTKSQKGDCCAPTNTTVEIVGTNGEEKQNSIAQKIVKMTKQPAKKKPAPSREKKVTRTILAILLAFIITWTPYNVMVLINSFCTSCIPTTVWTIGYWLCYINSTINPACYALCNATFKKTFKHLLMCHCKNIGATR, encoded by the coding sequence ATGAATAACTCAACATACATAAACTCTTCCACTGAAAATGTGATGGCCTTGGAAAGCCCCTATAAAACTGTTGAGGTAGTGTTCATCGTCTTGGTGGCAGGGTCTCTCAGTCTAGTCACCATAATTGGGAACATCCTGGTCATGGTGTCAATCAAAGTCAACAGGCACCTCCAGACTGTCAACAATTATTTCCTCTTCAGCCTGGCCTGCGCTGACTTGATCATCGGTATCTTTTCCATGAACCTGTACACCCTCTACACTGTGATAGGCTACTGGCCCTTGGGGCCTGTGGTGTGTGACCTCTGGTTGGCTCTTGACTATGTGGTCAGCAATGCCTCTGTAATGAACCTGCTCATCATCAGCTTTGACAGGTACTTTTGTGTCACCAAGCCTCTGACGTACCCCGTGAAGCGGACCACGAAGATGGCTGGCATGATGATCGCAGCCGCCTGGGTGCTGTCCTTCATCCTCTGGGCCCCTGCAATTCTCTTCTGGCAATTCATTGTGGGAGGAAGGACTGTCCCAGATGGGGATTGCTACATCCAGTTTTTTTCCAACCCTGCTGTCACTTTTGGCACTGCCATTGCAGCCTTCTATTTGCCTGTTATCATCATGACTATCCTTTACTGGCAAATCTCTCGAGCCAGTAAGAGTCggataaagaaaggaaaaaaggaagccACTCAAAACCAAGAAACAGTTTCCCCCAGCCTTGTCCAAGGTAAAATAGTGAAACCAAACAATAACAATATCCCGACCAGCGGAGatgggctggagcacagcaaaaTTCAGAATGGAAAAACCAGTGAAGAGACTGTGACCAACAACTGTGTtcaaggggaaaaggagagctCCAATGACTCCACCTCCATCAGTGTGGTTGCTTCCAACTTGAAAGAGGATGAAGCTACCAAAGATGCCAGACAGGCTTCCGCCTCCCAAGACTATGTCAAAGCAGAGAACTCCAAGCTGACATGCATCAGGATAGTAACCAAGTCCCAAAAGGGGGACTGCTGTGCCCCTACCAACACTACTGTGGAGATTGTGGGCACAAACGGAGAGGAGAAGCAGAACAGCATAGCCCAGAAAATAGTCAAGATGACAAAGCAGCCAGCCAAAAAGAAACCGGCCCCTTctagagagaaaaaagtgaCAAGGACGATTTTGGCCATCCTCCTGGCCTTCATCATCACCTGGACCCCATACAATGTGATGGTGCTCATCAACAGCTTCTGCACATCCTGCATCCCTACCACCGTATGGACCATAGGTTACTGGCTGTGCTACATCAACAGCACCATCAACCCCGCCTGCTACGCGCTCTGCAATGCCACTTTCAAGAAGACCTTTAAGCACCTTCTTATGTGTCATTGCAAGAATATAGGAGCTACaaggtaa